From the Gemmatimonadales bacterium genome, the window TTGGAGGATGGGCCAACCGGCTCGAGCGGTTTGCCGCGACCTACGCCTGCCGAGCCGCCGTCAAGGCTGGCCAGGCGCTGAGCGATGGCGAGATGCGCGCGCTTCTCTTCCGGCTCTTCGAGACCGACCTCCCGCCGCACGACGTACACGGCCGTGCGACGATCGTGCAACTGCCGCGCGACGAGCTGGAGCGCCGATTTGGCCGCCGCTAAGGTCCCCGTCATCGTGGGACCGAGCGGAATCGGCAAGACCGCTGTTGCCCTGGCACTCGCAGCGCATTGGCCGCTCGAGATCGTCTCGGCCGATTCGCGTCAGGTCTATCGGCGGCTGGACATCGGCACCGCCAAGCCGACGCGCCGCGAGCGGCTTCGCACTCCGCACCATGGGCTCGATCTCATCGAGCCGGGTGAGCGCTACAGCGCCGGACGCTTTGCCCGCGAGGCTGACGGCTGGATCGGCGACATCGCCGGCCGCGGCAAGCTGCCGGTCGTCGTGGGCGGCACGGGCCTGTACGTGCGCGCGCTCGCCGACGGGCTCTTTCTGGAGCCGCCGCTCGAGGCGGCGCGCCGCCGCGCCCTGGATGCGTGGCTCGCCCGGCTCGAGCCGCGCGAGCTCATCCGTTGGGTGTCTCGCCTCGACCCCGCCGTCCGAGGCGGCGGCCGCCAGCGGGCCGCACGCGCGCTCGAACTGGCGCTCCTCACCGGACGCGCGCTCGAATGGTGGCAGCAGGCGGCCCGGAGCAGCGGCAGCGTGGACGCATGGTACGTGGTGCTTTCGGCGCCCCGCGCGGTGCTGCACCAGCGGATCGCGCGGCGTGCGGACGAGATGATTCGCCGGGGGTTGATCGAGGAGGTGGCCTCGGTCCTGGCCGAGGGACACCCGGCGCACGCCGCCGGGCTCGACGGGATCGGCATTCGGGAGGCGGTCGAGTACCTTCACGGCAAGCGACCGCGGGCGAGCGTGGCCGAGGCGATCGCCCTCGGCACCCGGCGCTACGCCAAGCGGCAGGAGACCTGGTTCCGCCACCAGCTCGGCGCGCCCGCGCTCACCCTCGACGCCAGCCGGGCGCCGGAGCGCCTGGCTGCCGAGATCGCCGTCGCGTGGGAGAGGAGATCGCATCCGTGAGGATCGGTATCACCTGTTATCCGACGTACGGCGGCTCCGGCGCCGTGGCCACCGAGCTCGGGCTCGACCTCGCGCGGCGCGGGCATGAGGTGCACTTCATCACCTACGACTCGCCCTTCCGGCTCCGCGGCTACGTGCCGCACGTCTACTTTCACCAGGTTGAGACCCGGATGGGGCGGTATCCGCTTTTCGAGCACTACCCCTACACCCTGGCCCTCGCGTCCAAGCAGCAGGAGGTGGCGCTGCGCGAGGAGCTGGAGATCCTCCACGTCCACTACGCGATTCCCCACGCAACCACGGCGTACCTCGCCCGCGAGATGTTGCGCGGCACCCGCGATCTCCGGGTGATCACGACGCTTCACGGGACCGACATCACGCTCGTTGGGCAGGAGTCGCACTTCTACGGGATCACCAAGTTTTCCATCGAGCAGTCCGATGCCGTGACGGCGGTATCCGACTACCTGCGCGACGAGACCTACCGCGCGTTCGGCTGCATGGGCTGCGACATCCGCACGATCCCGAACTTCGTCAATCTGGACGAGTATCATCCCGCCCCCCCGGCCGACGTCGAAGCCAAGTGCGCCGACCTGGCGCCGGCGGGAAATCGGGTCATCACCCACATGTCCAACTTCCGCGAGGTGAAGCGGGTGAAGGACGTCGTCCGCGTCTTTGCGCGCATCGCGCGCGCCATGCCCGCAACGCTCCTCATGGTAGGCGACGGCCCCGACCGCCCCGAGGCCGAGCACGAGGCGGCGGAGCTTGGCGTGAGCGAGTCCGTGCGCTTTCTCGGCCGGCTCGACTCGGTGGCACCGCTGCTCCAGGCCACCGACCTGTTCCTGCTTCCCTCTCAGAGCGAGTCGTTCGGGCTCGCGGCGCTGGAGGCGATGGCGTGCGGAGCACCGGTGGTGGCTAGCCGCGCCGGCGGGCTGCCCGAGGTGATCGACGACGGCGTCACCGGCATCCTCGAGCCGGTCGGCTCGGTGGAGGCGATGGGCCGCCGCGCCATCGAGCTGTTGCGCGACCCGCCGCGCCTTGCAGAGATGCGAGAGGCCGCGGTGGCCAAGGCGCACGAGTTCAGCGCCGACCGCATGGTGCCGCGGTACGAGGCGCTCTACGCCGAGGTGCTGGCATGGAGCTGAGCGGGCTGGCGCAGCTCGACCCATTGATCAAGGCCGCGATCCTGGGCGTCGTCGAAGGCGCCACCGAATTCATTCCGGTGTCGTCCACCGGACACCTGATCGTCGTGGGCGACTGGCTCGGCTTCGACGGCCCCGGCGCCAAGAGCTTCGAGATCGTAATCCAGCTCGGCGCCATCCTCGCGATCGTGTGGATTTACCGGGCGCGACTGGCCAAGGTGCTCGTCACCGCCCGGCGCAATCCGGCGAGCCAGCAGTTGCTCTGGAACCTGGCCCTCGCGATGCTGCCGGCGGCCCTGGTCGGGCTCTTCACCCACGAGGCGATCAAGCGCTACCTCTTCAACCCCGACGTCGTGGCGGTGGCATTCATTGCCGGCGGACTGATCATCATCGCAATCGAGCGATGGCGCCCGGCGATGCGCATCCGCGGCGTCGACGATATCCCGCCGCGCACCGCCCTCGGTGTGGGCATGGCACAGGTGCTCTCGCTCGTGCCCGGCACCTCGCGCTCGGCGGCCACGATCATGGGCGGCTACTGTCTGGGACTCTCGCGCGAGGCGGCGACCGAGTTTTCGTTCTTCCTCGCGATTCCGGTGATGCTCGCGGCAACCGGATTCGAGCTTGCGACCAATCACCGGCTCCTCGATGCGAGCGATGCGCCGGTGCTGGTCGTGGGTTTTCTCTGCGCGTTCCTCACGGCGCTCGTGGTGGTGCGAGCCTTTCTCCGTTACGTGGCGCGCAATACGTTCATCCCGTTCGCCTGGTACCGGATCGCCTTCGGCGTGCTGCTGCTGCTCACGTACGGGTCTCGCTTCGGGTGAGCGCGTGCACCACGTTCAGCGGTTCGACCGGTTGGCGTCCACCCAGGACGAGATCCACCGCCTTGCGGCGGCGGGCGCGCCGGCCGGCACCCTGGTGGTGGCGG encodes:
- a CDS encoding undecaprenyl-diphosphate phosphatase; this translates as MELSGLAQLDPLIKAAILGVVEGATEFIPVSSTGHLIVVGDWLGFDGPGAKSFEIVIQLGAILAIVWIYRARLAKVLVTARRNPASQQLLWNLALAMLPAALVGLFTHEAIKRYLFNPDVVAVAFIAGGLIIIAIERWRPAMRIRGVDDIPPRTALGVGMAQVLSLVPGTSRSAATIMGGYCLGLSREAATEFSFFLAIPVMLAATGFELATNHRLLDASDAPVLVVGFLCAFLTALVVVRAFLRYVARNTFIPFAWYRIAFGVLLLLTYGSRFG
- the bshA gene encoding N-acetyl-alpha-D-glucosaminyl L-malate synthase BshA; this encodes MRIGITCYPTYGGSGAVATELGLDLARRGHEVHFITYDSPFRLRGYVPHVYFHQVETRMGRYPLFEHYPYTLALASKQQEVALREELEILHVHYAIPHATTAYLAREMLRGTRDLRVITTLHGTDITLVGQESHFYGITKFSIEQSDAVTAVSDYLRDETYRAFGCMGCDIRTIPNFVNLDEYHPAPPADVEAKCADLAPAGNRVITHMSNFREVKRVKDVVRVFARIARAMPATLLMVGDGPDRPEAEHEAAELGVSESVRFLGRLDSVAPLLQATDLFLLPSQSESFGLAALEAMACGAPVVASRAGGLPEVIDDGVTGILEPVGSVEAMGRRAIELLRDPPRLAEMREAAVAKAHEFSADRMVPRYEALYAEVLAWS
- the miaA gene encoding tRNA (adenosine(37)-N6)-dimethylallyltransferase MiaA — translated: MAAAKVPVIVGPSGIGKTAVALALAAHWPLEIVSADSRQVYRRLDIGTAKPTRRERLRTPHHGLDLIEPGERYSAGRFAREADGWIGDIAGRGKLPVVVGGTGLYVRALADGLFLEPPLEAARRRALDAWLARLEPRELIRWVSRLDPAVRGGGRQRAARALELALLTGRALEWWQQAARSSGSVDAWYVVLSAPRAVLHQRIARRADEMIRRGLIEEVASVLAEGHPAHAAGLDGIGIREAVEYLHGKRPRASVAEAIALGTRRYAKRQETWFRHQLGAPALTLDASRAPERLAAEIAVAWERRSHP